CCTGGGCTGGGGAAGAAAGTGATTTCTGGGGCTCCGGATGATAGAGTTGATCCAGTCTGCAAAACGTGCCACTGGAGCAAAGGCATCTGGGTAGAAGCCAGAGCCGCAGCCTCCCCGGATGAAGGAGTCAATCCCCTGGACCACTCCATTGCAGACCAGGGGGCCGCCAGAGTCTCCCTGCAGAAGTAGACAAGGTTGGGAGGCTGGACTGCAAGGCCTCCTGCCCACCCACCACCCTGCAACTAGATACTTTCCTGGTATCTGGCTGCAGTCCCTGTTGCTGTAACTTGGGCAGGGAATTAGGTGGAGAGCTGAGGGGAACACCAGGTACGTACAAAGCAGATTCCAGCCCGCCGGTGTCTCACAAGTGTGCATACGTTGGCACGATGGCAGAGGGAAGTCACCACGGTCACGTTGAGCTCCTGAAGGATGCTGGGCACTGGCTGGTTGGTGCCCAGCCGGCCCCAGCccacagccaggcactgtgtccCATTGCTCACCCCACGGTCCTGGGATGGCAGCTGGGCCACCTGTACGTTGGCATTAATGGTGGCCGACCCGTTGAGCTGTGGCAGGCAGGATGGAGCACCAGAGGTGGTGAGTGGCCGccctcccctctctgagcctcagtttccctgtctcaGGCTCCATCATGGTAGGGATCTTTTGGAGCAGGAGACCCACCTGCAGGCTGCTCCccactctgagcctcacttttctcCCCCTCTAAAATGGGAGCAGCTGAGGTGGGTCAGGGCATCGCCAAGGGCTGTCTCTGGATGTGGCTTAAATTCAGTAAACAACAGGTACTTAATAAGACACACTATAGGCAACATGAATGGTGATCAAATCCTCATTCTAAACCTTTCCAGAGGATACTCTTGGGTTTTCCAGTGGGGCCCGCGAGAATGGAGGATTTTCACCCTCAACTCTCCCACCACTTCCCCAAAACAGGGCCGTCTCTGCCCTTGGCCACAGGACCTGTGAGCAGAGGGGCAACGAAACAGTTTCTTGATGGACAACTGCTCAGAACTTCCTTGCACTACCTCACTTGGTCTCTCAATAGCCCTTCAGGGGGCATTTCCCCATTTTGCAGAGGTAAAGACTGACATGCAGCCTGGATTTGATCTCAGGTCTATCATTCTGGACTCTACTATTCTGGACATGTCCCTCACCCCTCTGGCTCCAACAACACTCCTCCTTCCATGCCCACCTGGAGAATCACGATGTCATTCAGCAAACGTATGGGGTTGAAGCCATTTTCAAAGACACGCTGGACAGTAAATGTTTGCCGGGTGGGCTCCTGCTGACTCAGGTCATGTGCACCCAGCACCACCTGCACCAACCGGAAGTTTCTGCAGGCAAAGAGTGGGGAGGAGGTGATGAGGCAAACCCAGGGAGGAGCCTCCCTTTCACATCTGACTGTTATGGAAACAGGCGCTCCCACCACTCACAAGCCGTTTGTGCAGTGGGCAGCCGACATGACAAAGTTGCGGGCAATCAGGGTGCCACCGCAGAAGTGGCCTCCACGCTGCTGCAGGGACACCATGAAGGGCCATGCGTGGGGCCTGGCTGGCCGGCCCCCCACAATCTCTGAGGCCAACGCAGGGTCTGGGGACACACAGGGGTGGGAGGCAATGAGTGTCCTTTGGGAAGCTCCTCCCTACCTGGCCACTGGCTCCTTGAATCCACTGAGAACCCAAGGGGCCAGGACTGTTCAGACCTCTATTTCCCAGATGgtgaaactgaggcatggagaggaGAGGGGGCCTCCATATGGTCTCTCCATCAGGGCCCAGTCATATCTGGACTTAAACCCAGATGCTGAGCCCCTGAGGGTGCCCAGTGTCCTCAGGTTTATAAGCCCTGGTTCTGAACTCCTGGTGGTAGCCTGATCTCTGACAACCTCAGTCTCCTCTTTTGGTCTTCCTGTTCCAGATGTCACCTCCCTGTAGGATGAGGGGGCCACCCTGCTCAAGTACACAATGGGGAAGTGGGAATGGACACCTGGGGACAGGTGGACAAGCAGGAAGAGGGACATGTGGCCCCACTCACCATCCAGCAGCAAGGCCAGCAGGATAGAGATGATAGCAAGGCTGGAGGGTCGGTGGCCAAGGGTCATGGTGGGGACAGGCTCCAGGGTCTCTGCCCCACTGTGCCCACCCAGCTACTCTTATACCCCCATGCCAGGAGGCCGTTGCCATTGCCCCATGGCTGGCCAGTGCCCCCACTTCCTCTCCCCAGGGCATAAGAAAGTggtgagaagaggggaggggtgTGCATGAGGCTGGGGTTGGCTCCAGTAGGGCTACGAGGCAATAGTCAGGACTCACGATTAAATCTGAATATCAAGAAacaattggcttggcgcctgtggctcaagtagctaatgtgccagccacatacacctgaggtagcgggttcgaatccaggcagggcctgccaaacaaaaacgacggctgctaccaaaaaatagccgggcgttgtggcaagagcctattgtcccagctacttgggaggtggaggcaggaaaatcacttgagcccaggagttggaggtgtgatgccacagcattgtaCCCAAGGCgataacttgaggctctgtctcaaaaaaaaaagaaagaaagaaacaatcaatATGTTTTAGTATATGTCCCAAATACTGCACAGGACGTATTACTCATCTACATAATTAGTCATTGTTTCTCTGGCATTCAAATTTCACTGGGAATTCTTTACTTTTGCTAAACCTGGTAAACCTAGACATGAGGGACATTGATTGGGTCCTGCTATGCCCCGTGTTCCTCAGTTTACCCAGGACACTACAATAATGTAAACATATAACGATGTTGAGCATTCATGGTGCACCTAGCACTACTCTGAAATTTCACAGGGGTGCCAGAGGACTGCTGGCTCCCCAGTCAGGATGACGAAACTGAGGCACATCGAGGGCCTCCCCATGAGCTGCGATGTTAACCCAGGCCCCTGGAATTTGCAACTGGATTGTGATTTGAGGCTGACTCTAGCTTCAGCCTTGCTACCCACCTCCCTGAGGCTTGGAGCTCCCTCTCAGGGCTTGGTCTTCCAACCTCCCTTTGGTTGTTGCTCAGGACGGGGGAACTCACTCCCACTTAGGGCCACAGTCCCTCTCCAGACAGCAGCTGAGGTTCTGAGAAAGAAACCCCCTCACCCCCAGCCTCACTGAGCCCGGCCGAGCCCCCTATCTGCTTGAGGCAGTGGCCTGGAGAAGGGGCTCCTTCCTGAGCCAGTTGGTGGACCCTCGATCTTTACCCAAGCTTGAGAGCTTCTGCCTGGGGGAATAGGTGGAGACCTTGAGCCCCAAAGATGGGGGTGGGATTCCTTGGGCCCAGCCCCCACCTTCATGGCCTGATTCCTCTTGGTTCCTCTTCCCATATTCCCTAGGGTGCTCCAACTGCAACTGCCTGGTGAGGCTGTCGCAAGAAGCAACTGTCTTCCTGGCCCAAGGACAAGCAAGGGGGAGGGACCCAACGGACCAGGCTCCAGGAACAGCCTGGATTGGGGGAGCCCAGGGGCACCCTGAGCCTAGGCCAGGGCTGGAATCCAGATTGTCCTTGGGTCTCGCAATGTGTGACCACAGGAAAGTGAATCCTTGTATCTCTCCAGTGGGGATTACTGCCCTGCTGtcccagagcctggcacatagcagatgcTCAATCGATGCATGCCCTTGTCCTTAGCTTGGGCAGATACACACTAACTGGTCTTGCCACTTTCCCTTGTTGACAGGGTCCCCATTCTGTTGCCTTAAAGTCACCATGGAGCGCTTAGTGAGAAACTGCTGTATATACAACCCTGTTTCAAATAGGGGAGGAGTGGAGGAGATCGTGTTTTTTGTGGGGGTTTGAACTAGACTTAATTGCAGCTGCCCTTATTGAGCACCACTTGTATACTCTGATCACACCTATTGTGTCGACTCTGGGTTCATCTACCGATTCTGGTGTGGTCCCCACTTCACCACTGTGTAACTTCAGTTCACTGAATTAActtctctgtgactcagtttccttctctgtaaaaggGAAGCTATAATAATAGGCTCTATATCATGGAATTGTCCCAAAGATTAAGCGAATTAACATTTGTAAAGTTCTTAGATAAGAAAGCACTATCTTTGAAGGTTTTTTAAAACCACTGATTatctaggcggcgcctgtggctcagtgagtagggcgctggccccatatgccaagggtgatgtgttcaaacccatccccggccaaactgcaacaacaacaacaacaacaaaaaatagccgggtgttgtggcgggcgcctgtagttccagctgctagggaggctgaggcaagagaatcacataagcccaagagctggaggttgctgtgagctgtgtgataccacagcactctaccgagggcagtaaagtaagactccgtctctacaaaaaaaaataaataaataaataaaaccactgattatctttttttttttttgcaattttttgccagggctggttTAAattcgccacctccagcatatggggcccgcgccctactactttcagccacaggtgccgcccaaccacTGATTATCTTAAGGAAGGTAGGATTATGAGTGGCACTGAGTAGACATAAGCTGCTGTGGGATACAAGggttcctgggaggctgagaaagcccTAAGATCAGAGTGATGGGGTGTCCATATGTAACGAGTCATTGAGTTCCCAACATTAAGAATGACAAATGTTGGCTGGGCCCAGCAGcaatctgagaggccaaggagggggattgcttgagttcaggagttcgagaccagcatgagcaagagaaagaccccatgactactaaaaacagaaaaaactagctgagcattacggtgggcacctgtagtcccagctactcaggagactgaggcaagaggattgctggaatctaggagtttaaggttgctgtcagctatgatgatgccagggcactctactcagagtgacagactgagatgagactctgtccccaaaaagaaaatatacttgactgtcccccccaccccaccaagtCTGGGGGCCCTCTGAGCAACAGGAGAAGCCCTATAGGGCTATGAGGCCCCCAGCAGCagagaaccctgcctgggccactcAGAGGACCCCTCACTCCCTAGGGCCGCCAAATCTCATTTGCTGAACACCCTATTTACTATTCCTGTGGGTTTGTCTTCCCTAAATTTCAGCAACCCAAGCCAACCGCTATCCAATCAGTCTGCACTTTCAGACACCCAGACATCTGATCCTTAACTCTCTCCCAAATCTGATCTTTGTTCTGCTTCCTTCCAGAACTTTGGTCTGAATTATCTTTTGCATGCTCATGGGCTCTTGACCATAgaaaactgttttttctttttctttctttcttttttttttttgtttgagacagagtctcactttgttggcctcagtagagtgctgtagtgtcatagctcacggcaacctcaaactcttgggctcaagcaattttctttcttttctttttcttttttttgtagagacagagtctcactttatggccctcggtagagtgccgtggcctcacacagctcacagcaacctccaactcctgggcttaagcgattctcttgcctcagcctcccaagtagctgggactacaggcgcctgccacaacacctggctattttttggttgcagtttggctgggccgggtttgaacccgccccccttggtatatggggccagcgccttaccaactgagccacaggcgccgccctcaagcaattttcttgactcagcctcctgagtagctgagactacaggagcccaccacaacaacgcccagctatatttttttaaagactcggtctggctcaggctggactttttttttagagacttggtctggctcaggctggactttgtTTTTAGAGACTCGTTTAGAGacttggtctggctcaggctgatcgggaacctgtgagctcaggcaatccaccagccttggcctctcagagtgctaggattacaagcatgagccaagGCCTGCCCTGTTGTGAGTCTTTCTGTTCCAATCAATGGGCTCACTCCAGCATTCCCTTCACCATACCTTATTTACTCTCAATGCTGGACACCAAAGTGTCCCTCTGGGTTCTTTATAGAAACTGCTGTAGAATTCCTGGCATCTCAGACACTTATCAGGATACACATCCCAAGATTCTCAGCCACACCCCTTGCACAGGTTTTCTCCCTTCACTGATGCTATATGCTAACACCTCTagtgtttggttggttggttgaggTTTGATAATCAAGCAAATTGGGTCCATCATATGATAACGGTCTTGGTGACTGATTCAGCTTTATTCAACACCAGAGAAGGACGTGCTGGGAACGTGCACAACTTCATGCTCGGCTTGAATCTCAATTCATCTTATCCACTATCTCCTTTGAAAGACACCACACAGGAATCCTTCGATGAAGATGAACTGGATATAGCTGTAGCAGATCCTGATGAATTTGGATGAATATATGAGCCTCTGGATGTCAAAAGTGAGAAGATTCACGTAGTAGACAGTGGGTTCACATTTAACCTGCAATATCGCTTGATACTGAGACCTCAGAGAGGGgtcaatcttttttctttgtagagacagagtctcactttatcatcctgggtacagtgccctggcgtcacacagctcacagcaacctgcaactcctgggcttaggcgattctcttgcctcagcctcccgagtagctgggactacaggcacccgccacaacgcccggctatttttttgttgcaatttggccagggccgggtttgaacccgccaccctcggtatatggggccggcgccgtactcactgagccacaggcgccgcccgagagggGTCAATCTTATCATCTCCTTCGACTTCTCTGCAAGGCCAAGTGATTCCAGTCCTtcgttgttttttctttgttgttgttgttgttattgttgtttgttttgttttgtttgtttttttctgttttttttttttgagacagaatcccattatgtcacccttggtagagagccgtggcgtcaaagctcacagcaaccttaaactcttgggcttaatcgattctcttgactcagcctcccaagtagctgggactacagaagtccctgctacaatgcctggctattttttgttgtagttgtcattgttgtttgagctggcctgggctgggttcgaactcgccaactttggtgtatgtggctggctccgtaaccactgtgctacgggcgctgagcccagtCCTCTGTTCAAGGAACTTCTACTTGCAGAAAAATGGGCTAAAATGAATAAGCTCCCCTTTCCAAAGATTGATCCTAATGTGTTTGATTGGGAAGGACTTAAGGAATGCTATATCTTTAAACCCAAGAATCCTGATGTGAAGAAAGATtgcccagggtggcgcctgtggctcaaggagtagggtgccagtcccacatgccggaggtggtgggttcaaacccagccccggccaaaaaaaacacaaaaaaaaaaaaagaaagaaagaaagattgccCAACTATCATTCATTTTGTTCTGGCCAACATCAATTTCAGAAAGTACAAGGCTCCAGGTGTTCCAACAGAAACTGAGGAAgcggggaggttttggtggagggagggtaatgggtggggccacatctatggtgcatcttttttttgtgtgtgtgtagagacagagtctcacttaccgccctccggtagagtgccgtggcgtcacacggctcacagcaacctctaactcttgggcttaggcgattctcttgcctcagcctcccgaggagctgggactacaggcgcctgccacaacaccctgttatttttttttgttgttgcagtttggccagggctgggtttgaactcaccacccttggcatatggggccgacgccctactcactgagccacaggcgccgccctgtggtgcatcttagaatgggtacaggcgattgcactaatgtacacagccatgatttaacaataaaaataaataaataaataaaaataaaaataaaaagtaaaaaaaaaaaagaaactgaggaagagaaagaaatagctgattttgatatttttgatGACCTgaatcaccattttctttttcttcttcttctttttttttgagacagagcctcaagctgtcaccctgggtagagtgctgtggcttaaacgattctcttgcctcggcatcccaagtagctgtaactacaggcgcccaccacaacacccggctattttttggttgtagttgtcattgttgtttggcaggtctgggctggattcgaacccaccagctctggtgtatgtggctggcaccttagctgcttgagctacaggcgctgagcctgaatcACCATTTTcaacctttaattttctttttttttttgtggattttggccggggatgggtttgaacccgccacctccggcatatgggaccagcgccctactccttgagccacaggcgctgccctcaaccTTTAATTTTCAATATCCAAATCAAGCATTCAAGATGCTGCATGATCTTATGTATTTCAAGACCCTGAACAACATTGATGTGGTAAAAAGATGCTATGGTTGAAAGCATTAAATATAGAAGGCAGAATCCATCTCATTGCTGTTTCTGTCAGTAATGTTGAGACAAGAAGGTTTTTCAACAAGGCATTTCTAAATAAACCTACAACATAGTTTCTGTACTGGAAAGGGCAGCAGTTTATGATACTGAGGCAGTTTGAAATTCTAACAACCGGATTTAAAAGCATAGGACAGATACTTGTACTGTTCATAAGAAATGGCCTTACTTACTGGGATTgaattgttaaatatttaaaaaggaaaaaccacaatttttttttttttgagacaccttgggtagagtgctatggcatcacacagctcacagcaacctccagctcctgggcttaggcgattctcttgcctcagcctcccgagtagatgggactacaggtgcccaccacaacgcccggctatttttttgttgcagtttggccggggccttgtttgaacccaccaccctcggtatgtggggctggcgccctgctcactgagccacaggcaccgcccatatgtactgtattttaaaacatgtctCACCAACCTTCTTAtatgtgttctttttaaaaatgtggtttttcagctcagtgcctgtagctcagtggctagggtgccagtcacatacactgaagctgggaggtttgaatccagcccgggcttgccaaacaacaatgacaactataacaacaaaatagctgggcgttgtggagggtgcctgtagtcccagcttcttgggaggctgaggcaagagaatcacttaagcccaagagtttgaggttgctgtgagctgtgatgccatagcactctacccaaggtgtctcaaaaaaaaaaaaattgtggtttttcctttttaaatatttaacaattcAATCCCAGTAAGTAAGACATCCCATTGTGTGTGAATGTTATTCACTGACTAGacttattcattcaaaaatagtGAGACaacactatttttaatttatgtatacatatacgaAATAAATAcgtatattattatataatataaatactttatattatatcaatatataaagtaaaagaaaaacaaaaagaaagggggggcggcacctgtggctcagtgggtaggacgctggccccatataccgagggtggtgggttcaaacccagccccagccaaattgcaacaaaaaaatagccaggcgtcgtggcgggtgcctgtagtcccagctcctcgggaggctgaggcaagtgagactctgtctaaaaaaaaaaaaagaaagaaagggggataGGCCTGTGTACTCTCATGCCTGCTCAAATTGTTATGCTACCAACAGGTGGCAGCATAGTAAACCAGTAAGGAAGGAGCTGCCTTCCAATACCTGGGCATCCTGGAGCAAGTGGGCCCCTTGTGGCATGAGGCCTCATTCTCATGGCCACTCGCCCTTTTCTACAGCTGGCCTGTGacccccctcctctttcctcagaCCCTCAGTTCATTTCTCATGCTGCCACCAGGGACTCCTTCACTGCCTACCCTTCCCTGAGAAGTGGGAGTCCATTCTCATCTCATTACTGGGGCCCCAGTGGCCCTTTATGCTTCAATGTCACTCCCTCCACCTGCTTTTCTCTCATCCTCTTGCTCCATTCCAGCCTCTCTGCATCCCTTGCTGCTCCTTACACCCCACACTTGTTCCTGACTCAGCCCTTTGCAGTCACTGTGGTCCCTGATTGGACCCTTCTTATGTTTCTATTCACACTTTAGTATTTAGCTCGGGAGTTGCCACCTCCTTCAGGAAGCCCTTCTCCCCAGTGGCCCTTCTGCCTACCACCAGCTGGATCAGGAGCCCCACAGGCCATGGGTGCTTCTCTAGCCCTGTCCTGCCGACTCGGGGTTATAACAAACAGcctgggctgggcgtggtggctcacgcctgtagtcccagcgctgtgggaggctgaggccggtggattgtctgagctcagaggttcaagaccagtatgagcagcagtgagccagagtaagaccccgtctctactaacaacatcaaaaacagccagcactgccagaggaagaagaaaatcaacaaaaaaaggagtacttcgaacaaagaagaatgaacaagcacactgaaattaaatcagggcggcgcctgtggctcagtgagtagggcgccggccccatatgccgagggtggcgggttcaaacccagccccggccaaactgcaacaaaaaaatagccgggcgttgtggcgcgcacctgtagtcccagctgctcgggaggctgaggcaagagaatcgcgtaagcccaagagttagaggttgctgtgagccgtgtgacgccacggcactctacccgagggcggtacagtgacactctgtctctacaaaaaaaaaaaaatcaaaaatcaaaaaaaaaaacaaaaacagcctgATCCTCAAGGAGCCCCTGAGCTTGGAGAGACAGAGCTGGAGCTGCCAGGCCAGGATGGAGCTCCTTGACTGTGCTTGGAAATGTCTGGGGTGAATCCATttcccagatgaggaaactgagacataaGGACTCAGCAACTTGCCTAGGGACACACTAGTGgagctgggttagaacccacatTCTGTGGGCATCCAGTAGTGAGACCCACCCCCACCCAGAGTATGGTGCTCTGGGACTTGAACACAGGGGTGCTGGGAAATTCTTCCCACTTGTCCCCATGTGGGAAGGACTGAGGAGTCAGGGACGATTTCCAACTTTTATTGATGTCTTTATGGGGTGGGGTGCAGGGCTGGCCTGGCTCCCAGGGGCCCGGGGGTTGGAGGCAGCCAGAAGGCCTGTCCTGGACCTGGCAAGGAGGAAGCAATTTTCTGGAAAAGATCTGCCTCTGCCTGAGGTTCCTTCATTAGGGCCTGTTGCCTGGGCTCAATGGCTGCCCTCATCCCCACTGCCACGCAGCACGGAGTGGATCCAGTCCACATAGAGGGCCACTCGTGCAAAGAAGTCAGGATACTGGCGAGTGGCACATTCCCGGACCACGAAGGAGTCCACTCCCTGGAGGGTGTTGTTGCAGATCAAGGGGCCACCAGAGTCTCCCTGGGAGGATAGGTGCAGCATCAGTCACTCAGTCTGGCCAAAGGGGGCTGTTCAGGGGTAAATGCTTCCAGTCTGGAATTTTCCTTACAATGTGTGAATGGGAGAGGGGGCTGAGGTCACTGTAGGCCAGTGGACGTTTAAAGGCCTCCTGCTGGACACCTGACCTACTGGATTCTGGGTGGGACCCCCAGGACCTGGCAGATGGGGCACTGCACCTTCCTGGGGTTCAAAAGGGGCCCAGGGATGGGGAGCCCCCAGACCCTCAAAAACAGCCAAGTGCAACATGGGTGTGCATCACCCATGATTCCACACTAGGACTGTAGGACTGTGCCCACTTTCCTGGTGGGGATATTGAGGCACAGAGTGTGCTGCACTGCCAGGAAGAAGCTCCAAGCCTCAGACCACCCTCCCCAGGATGGTTCCCCCAGTTGCAGGACAGCTCCTATGGAGGTGGGTACGCACAAAGCAGATGCCGGCACTGCGGCGGGGGACGAATGTGCACACATTGTGCGGCCggcataggaatgtgaccacggTGACGTTGAGCTCCTGTAGGGTGCTGGATGTTGGGGCTTGGCTACCCAGACGGCCCCAGCCCATAGCTAGGCACAGGGTGCCATGAAGTAGCTGCTGGTCCTGCTGGGGCAGCTGAGCAGTGGCGACATCAGCACTGAGGTTAGCCGGGTGGTTGAGCTGTGGCATAGCACAGGCTGGGGTGAAAATTTGTGCCCACCCACCCGGGTGCCCTTCCCACCTCACTGCCCACCACTTCAAAGTGCCTCCTCTAGGTCTTCAATGGTGCCCTTCCCTCTACCTGGACCCCACAACCCTCCCATACCATTGTAGCATATGTCGctattccattcattcatttaaaaagcaGTTGTCGAGCACCAACTGTATGC
This region of Nycticebus coucang isolate mNycCou1 chromosome 2, mNycCou1.pri, whole genome shotgun sequence genomic DNA includes:
- the ELANE gene encoding neutrophil elastase — encoded protein: MTLGHRPSSLAIISILLALLLDDPALASEIVGGRPARPHAWPFMVSLQQRGGHFCGGTLIARNFVMSAAHCTNGLNFRLVQVVLGAHDLSQQEPTRQTFTVQRVFENGFNPIRLLNDIVILQLNGSATINANVQVAQLPSQDRGVSNGTQCLAVGWGRLGTNQPVPSILQELNVTVVTSLCHRANVCTLVRHRRAGICFGDSGGPLVCNGVVQGIDSFIRGGCGSGFYPDAFAPVARFADWINSIIRSPRNHFLPQPRDPASWIH
- the PRTN3 gene encoding myeloblastin, whose protein sequence is MASLQLLGTRGSHFCGGTLIHPRFVLTAAHCLQDIPLHLVNVVLGAHRLQMPEPTQQQFLVANVFRNNYDPENNLNDILLIQLNHPANLSADVATAQLPQQDQQLLHGTLCLAMGWGRLGSQAPTSSTLQELNVTVVTFLCRPHNVCTFVPRRSAGICFGDSGGPLICNNTLQGVDSFVVRECATRQYPDFFARVALYVDWIHSVLRGSGDEGSH